AAACTCGTGCGGGTAGCGCTGCAACCAGCGCAGCAGCTCGGCTTGCGGCCCAGACTCGGGCAGCAGCCCGACTTCGCGCAGCGCCTGCAACACGCGCTCGCGCCGCTGCGGCACGCTCAGGTGCGGTTCGTGCACGAGCAGGCCCTCGCCCACGATCTGCTCGATGTTCATGCGCGGCGACAGGCTGGAAAACGGGTCTTGAAACACCACCTGCACCTGGCGACGCAAGCGGCGCAGGCGCGGGGTGTTGGCGCGCGCCGGGCCCATGCCGGGTTCGCCCCACGCTTCGCCCATGATCTGCAACTCGCCCTGGTGGCGCAGCAGACCGAGGGCGGCCAGCGCCAGCGTCGATTTGCCCGAGCCCGATTCGCCCACCACGCCCAGCGTGCGCCCGGGGGGCAGCTCAAACTCGACGCCGCGCACGGCCTCGAAGCGCCCGCGCTTGAACCAGCCCGCCAAGCCCGGGCGCGGCACCTCGTAGGCCACGGCCAGCTGGCGCGCCCGCAGCACCTGCGGCGGCCCGGGCGGCGGTTGCGGGCCAAAGCTGCGCTTGGGGCGGCTGCCCAAGAGCTTGCGCGTGTAGGGGTGCTGCGCCTGCTCGAACACCTGCACCACCGGGCCCTGCTCCACCAAGTGCCCGCGCTCGAGCACCAGCACGCGGTCGGCAAACTGGCGCACCAGGTGCAGGTCGTGGGTGATGAGCAGCAGCGCCATCCCTAGGCGCTGTTGCAGCGTGCCCAGCAGCTCGAGCATCTGCGTGCGCAAGCTGGCGTCGAGCGCGGTGGTGGGTTCGTCGGCAATCAGCAGCCGCGGCTCGCTGGCCAGCGCCATGGCGATCATGGCGCGCTGGCGCTGGCCGCCGCTGAGCTGGTGCGGGTAGGCGCGGGCGCGCCGCTCTGGCTCGGGCATGCCGGTGGCGGCCAGCAGCTCGACGATGCGCGCTTCGGCCTGGCGTGCGCTCAGGCCTTTTTTGAGGGTGAGGATTTCGCCGATCTGGTTGCCCACGGTGTAGAGCGGATTGAGCGCCGTCATGGGCTCTTGAAAGATGCACGCCACCTCGTCGCCGCGCACGCCGCGCAGCTCGCGCTCGCTCAAACGCAGCAGGTCGCGCCCTTGCAGCAACGCGCTGCCGCCCACTTCGGCCTCGGGAAGCAGGCGCAGCAGGCTCAGGGCCGAGACCGTCTTGCCCGAGCCCGATTCGCCCACCAGCGCCAGCCGCTCGCCGGCCGCGAGCTCGAAGTCGATGCCGTGCACCACCTCGAGCCCAGCAAAGGCCACGCTCAAGCCCCGCACCTGCAACAGCGGCGCGCTCACCGCTGCACCTTTCGCGGGTCGAGCGCGTCGCGCAG
This sequence is a window from Serpentinimonas maccroryi. Protein-coding genes within it:
- a CDS encoding ABC transporter ATP-binding protein; its protein translation is MSAPLLQVRGLSVAFAGLEVVHGIDFELAAGERLALVGESGSGKTVSALSLLRLLPEAEVGGSALLQGRDLLRLSERELRGVRGDEVACIFQEPMTALNPLYTVGNQIGEILTLKKGLSARQAEARIVELLAATGMPEPERRARAYPHQLSGGQRQRAMIAMALASEPRLLIADEPTTALDASLRTQMLELLGTLQQRLGMALLLITHDLHLVRQFADRVLVLERGHLVEQGPVVQVFEQAQHPYTRKLLGSRPKRSFGPQPPPGPPQVLRARQLAVAYEVPRPGLAGWFKRGRFEAVRGVEFELPPGRTLGVVGESGSGKSTLALAALGLLRHQGELQIMGEAWGEPGMGPARANTPRLRRLRRQVQVVFQDPFSSLSPRMNIEQIVGEGLLVHEPHLSVPQRRERVLQALREVGLLPESGPQAELLRWLQRYPHEFSGGQRQRIAIARALIVQPRLLVLDEPTSALDVTVQQQVLELLLRLQREHNLSYLLITHDLDVIWALAHQVLVLQGGAVVEQGSAEQVLQLPQHPYTQSLVRACAPLCPRTEP